The following coding sequences are from one Alphaproteobacteria bacterium RIFCSPHIGHO2_01_FULL_41_14 window:
- a CDS encoding ribosome silencing factor, which produces MSVKNKTSSTRGAFLKVICKVLDDNKAIDVTVIDLVDKTSFSDHMIVASGTSQRHLLALGDYVQKTAHKLGHTYVRIEGKENGADWILVDLGNLIVHLFRPETRQLYDLENMWSTPLLVARRG; this is translated from the coding sequence ATGTCTGTGAAAAATAAAACCTCTTCAACGAGGGGAGCCTTTCTAAAGGTCATTTGTAAAGTCCTTGATGACAACAAAGCTATAGACGTCACCGTTATCGACCTAGTCGATAAAACTTCTTTTTCCGATCATATGATTGTTGCTTCTGGTACAAGCCAGCGCCATTTATTGGCGCTTGGTGATTATGTACAGAAAACGGCTCATAAATTGGGGCACACGTATGTTCGGATTGAAGGGAAAGAAAATGGCGCTGATTGGATTCTTGTGGACCTCGGAAACCTGATTGTGCATCTCTTCCGCCCAGAAACACGTCAACTATACGACCTAGAAAATATGTGGAGCACGCCTCTCTTGGTCGCTCGACGAGGATAG